Below is a window of Sceloporus undulatus isolate JIND9_A2432 ecotype Alabama chromosome 9, SceUnd_v1.1, whole genome shotgun sequence DNA.
TCCTTTTCCTAAGCATGTCCTACATGTTAGCCTCTTCTccggaaggaattccaaaattgaAGTAAAGGGGGACAAAGCGGGAGAGAACCCAGGACATTTGAAATAGTGGGATAACAGAGGGttagccacacactctcagcctcagaggacggcaaaggcaaagccctcgtgaacaaatcttgcccccaaaAGCCCTCTATAACAGGTTggtattagggtcaccataaggcacaGAATGACTacatctctctgtctctttctttctttctttctttctttctttccttccttccttcttccacttggtctcaaaggtgctccaagatccctctATGTCTCCATCTCTCTACCTACCCATCTATCTTACCTATTTACTTATCTATCTTACCTGTCTACCTATTCTGTCTTATCTATCTtatctgtctgcctgcctgtctgtccgtctgtccatccatccatcatttcTTTCTGTTCATCCACTCATccattctttccatccatccatcctttctaTTCATCCACCCAtctattctttccatccatccatcatttcTTTCTATTCATCCACCCACCCAtctattctttccatccatccatccatccatccatgggaTATAAGATGGCCTCAAAGAGAGCAGTTTTGGGACCAAGGGAAGTTTAAATCTATCAGTCAAAGAATTCCAGGTGTTGGCCATTGATAGCCATGGCGATAGCCAGGTGGAGAGTGTCCAGCCTTTGGCCGCAGCCACAGAACTGACCATTGGGAATTGGGTGCAAGGGCAGCCCCTCTTTGCTTGCTCCATGAGACCCATCTGTGGAAACGCAGCTGCCTCGGTGTGCAAGTGGTCAGTTGGCAACCGTCTTAGGTACGCAGGTATTCTTGGAAAGCGTTTCCTGGCGCTCTCTGCCTGTTTCTctgactctcagcctcagcaacaGCAGATGGAGGAAAATGCCATTCCCAGCAAATGGCAGCTATGCGCCTTCGTCATTCCCTGCCACAGCTGTCCCCCAACCGATGCAGGAAGAGTTCTTTGAGAAGGACAAACctgagacaacaacaacaacaacatgcgtgtatctatatgtgccttcaagtcaccggtcgacttctggtgacccatgcatttcacagggttttcttaggcaagggatggTTCTGccatctccttcctctgaaacgtgGCCTCCAgcgcctggtatttgttggaggtctcccatccaaggaccaACCAGGTCTGACCCCagttagcatccaagatcagatgggatctggtgcctttaagggaTGTGTGTCTCATCCAAGgaccaacctatggtgacctctTGAAATCTGCGGGTCCCCAGAAGTCAAccggtgacttgaaggcacatatatacacggatgttgttgttgtcgttgtagTCTCAGATTTGTCCTTCTCAAAGAGCTGTTCCTGCATCGGgaaattttcttaggcaaagaatcctcaAAGATGGGTTTCCCAgttcctttccccaaaatagagcctccagcactCACTAgccgttggtggtctcccacccaaggactaaccaggcctgaccctgcttagcttccaagaccaattcatagggttttcagtTTCATAGAgctttcctaggcaaggaatcccTAGTTTGGCACTGATTTAAGTGCCCTGTTTGGAAAGAGGTCCAGCAAAGCCTGGCATGGACTAACCACTCCACTGCCATGGCAGGGACCGACCCGTTCTTTGAAAACCCTTCACTTCTGACCTCAATGCTTGTTCGGACCTTTCTCCGAAATCCATCCCGCTCATCTACCGGACGCCGTAGGAACATAAAATCCCCCGTTTGCGTCCGCTTGCACCGGGGTCAGCCAAGTAGGGCTTGCGTCGTTCCAAGGGAACAGGGCCGAGAAATGCCAAGGGTGCCCATCTGTTTACCCTGCGGAGAGCGACAGATGCCATCCTTGCATTTGCTGGCTTTTCCCCAGTTGCTCTGAGAACGTGAAAACCCCAAATCTGCAAAGTGTGTTAAAGAGAAAGATTGGGTCCCCTTGGCTTTCTGTGTCTTCCATTTTCCTCTCtccagaagagaagagaaaagaaagggaaggaggccagAGTCAGGGAGGATGTCAACATTTATATCCCTTtccaagaaaagaaagcaagactCAAAGGCATTATTAGTTAGTTCTTGGACTTTTGCTGTCTTTTCCGAAGCGAGGTTGACACAAAACGGCGCAGTGATGCCACCTAGAGGGACCAAGGCGCCAATGACGCTGTCCAAAATGTCCAAGGGGGAAGGAAACACCCCTCGGAGGAGGCATATGGGTCTCCCCAAATCTGAGGGCGCCTTCCCCGCGCAATCCCAACATTCAGAATGGTGGCCTGGCGAGAGTCCTGGCGTGTGCCATTTTTCAGTAGATGGCTTCGTCCATGTTGTCGTCGCTGTCGCCCCCAAAGTCCTCCCCGTTGTCGAAGTAGGACATGATATAATCCGTCTCCTGAAAAGAGAGAAGTAAAGGGGAGAATCCGCACGATTGACCCTTTTCCTGAATTAAACCACCAAAGTAAAATGCCTCGAGAAGTGGATTTCTAGGTCCCCCAGGGCAACTTTATGGTAAACATGCGTCAGATGCTGCCCACAGAAatgcgctggaagacctacaaatgcctagagaagtgaatttctaggtcctccagtgcaactctatggtaaacATGCGCCGGACGTTGGCTACAGAAATGCATTGGAGGACTCTATAGCAAACATGTGCAAGACGCTGACCACAGAAATGagctggaggacccacaaatgcctagggaagggtcttttctaggaatctctcggtcctccagcgcaacttctGGTGAAGGTTAACCATAGAGTCACAATGGAAGGCCTAGAAAGTCCTAGCAAGAtaacctctctaggcatttgtgagctacttagccttctctatcagaggcttctggtgccacaacaaactatagttcccagaatcccatagcactgagccatggcggtcaaagcagtgtcaaactgggttgtttccaCAGTGCAGACGCAACCCTCACCTCCTCAAACTCCTCCTCGTcgtattcctcctcctcctcctcctttccttcctcaccctcttctttctcctcttcttcttcggaggtcacctcctcttctttcttctccaaagtCTAGGATACGgttcaatatcatcatcatcatcatcatcatcatcatcatcatcatcatcatcatcatcatcatcatcgtttgTTTCTATAGCGCTGTCAAtgtgcacagcgctgtacataccgaTAATTGATCAATCAAATCAAATAAGATGGTGATTATTAAGAccaggagccatggcagctaaaggggtgtcaaactggattatatataTAGAGTCCAGTTTGTCCCAGTATAGAGATTACCTCCAGCTTCTTGATGGTTTCCTCCTTTTCGGCTGGAAGCTGCGATTTGCGTTTCGGGGCCAAAACAGTCAACCCTGGACCCAAAACAGAAATACAACCATAAACTATGGACGCtctgtgaataaagaattgtggatacagagggtcaatggtatatatatatatatatatatatatatatatatatatatattatctctCAAGTTCTATCAAATAACCAATGGCTTCCTCTCCTCCTTAGCGCTGGTTCTCTGACACGCTTTTAAAAGGTATGTACTTTTAATGTGTCTTTAACTACatgttctttctcttctctctaccTTTTTCGTTCTAGTTCTCGatgccggaggaggaggaggacttacTCTGTTTCCGTATCTTCCGCACCCGGATCTTTAATTCCTGGGGGAGCCGGCTCCAGTCTGCAAAAAGGTCAGGAAAAGGGTTATTTTATAATGCATTGTAAATTCAGATTAGGTTTCCTGTTTAAAATCACCCCTTTTGGTACACAATCTGCCTCTcttcatacatatatgtatgtatatgcatgctccattttgcatttttatatatatatatgcatgctccattttgcatttttatatatatatatgcatgctccattttgcatttttatatatatatatatgcatgctccattttgcatttttatatatatatgcatgctccattttgcatttatatatatatatatatatgcatgctccattttgcattttgcattgcacatatgtgtgtgtgtgtgtgttcatgctcCATTTTGCATTgcgcaaatatatatatatatatgcatgctccATCTTGCattttgcatatatgtatgtatgtatgtatgctccATCTTGCATTCTGCATtgtgcatattatatatatatacacacacacacacacacacacacacacacatgctcccttttgcattttgcattgcgcgtgcgcacacgcacacacacaaacatatatgcaATTCAAGATGGAGCAATTTTGTCTGAAGAGATACCAAAATATTGCAAACCATTAGCACAGCTATGCCTGAAATAATATATACAATTCATAATCAATAATCAATGAAGAACAAGAAGGAAGCAGAGTTGCTTTTTGGCAACCTCTTGCAAACGTATCTATGGAAACACTACATTTTTTATGAGAAGACACAGCCTTATGCCTATGATAAgatctttttattgttgttgtcataaGGCCAATGAGAACATTTTCTCGTATTGTTTTATAAGATCATATTCTAATATTCTCATTTTCATGTTCTAAGAAAGTCTGTTTTAATTCCTTGTTTAAAACGTTGTTTTAATGgagctgccttgggccccttttggggagaaaggtgggattatAATAAAACACAATCCATTCTATTAGTACTAGTTATAGTAGCAGAACTAGTTATGAATCCTAGTGAAAGGTCTTGACTTACCAGGGTTCCACTCGATGGCATTATCAACAGGGCCAGACGCCTGGTATTTGTCCGAATAGCGCTCCACATCTGGGACAAAacaaaaaggatcccaacaaatatagacagacagatagatagatagatagatagatagatagatgcgcatgcatgcatgctccGTTTTGCATTGGGCATTTTTTGGtaattgactgattgattgatttttaacCACTAGaattgaatataataataataataataataataataataataataggaaggaaggaaggaacgaacGAACgaaaacaaagaattaaaacataaatcAACTGTATtgaaaacaggggggaaaagataataaaaagcatattattttgccattagagcagccttttaaaatgttgttcaggcatataataataataataataataataataataataataataataatatttaagtaaataaataaatattacagcagttaaaacaacaatacaaatgcaATCATTCAATAAAATTACGACAATTGTtgcattattaatatattattattattattattattatt
It encodes the following:
- the POLR3GL gene encoding DNA-directed RNA polymerase III subunit RPC7-like, whose product is MAGRGGRGRGRGGHMTFNVEAVGIGKGEALPPPTLQPSPLFPPLDYKPVPLQTGEEVEYMLALKQELRGATKNLPYFIKPSAPKKDVERYSDKYQASGPVDNAIEWNPDWSRLPQELKIRVRKIRKQRLTVLAPKRKSQLPAEKEETIKKLETLEKKEEEVTSEEEEEKEEGEEGKEEEEEEYDEEEFEEETDYIMSYFDNGEDFGGDSDDNMDEAIY